A region from the Triticum urartu cultivar G1812 chromosome 1, Tu2.1, whole genome shotgun sequence genome encodes:
- the LOC125533317 gene encoding uncharacterized protein LOC125533317 translates to MARVSRTTPNAAASSRTKEAAAPKSRTKKTPAAPRSRTKKTPPAATPPSPAPAPANQTVPAPATANQMAPAPDVEVIEIFDFPTASLSSGKRRDRKRAGATASSPLDVDEIEMWTPRQKRRFDEDCLILSADPLAANKARPVVVPAADDDEDLAVVAERGPVACRDFPHARYLCVKFPFATTPHEKHCEQCYCFVCDVAAPCATWRGHAMYGHCHASDQDKIWKTMRGAKKANPCKTY, encoded by the exons ATGGCGAGGGTCAGCCGGACGACGCCCAACGCCGCGGCATCGTCGCGGACCAAGGAGGCGGCGGCGCCCAAGTCGCGGACCAAGAAGACCCCTGCCGCGCCCCGGTCGCGGACGAAGAAGACCCCCCCAGCCGCCACGCCGCCCTCTCCGGCGCCTGCGCCGGCGAATCAGACGGTACCTGCGCCGGCGACGGCGAATCAGATGGCACCTGCGCCGGACGTTGAGGTGATCGAAATCTTCGATTTCCCCACCGCATCGTTGAGCTCCGGGAAGAGGAGGGATCGGAAGAGGGCGGGGGCGACCGCCTCCTCGCCGCTCGACGTCGACGAGATCGAGATGTGGACGCCGCGGCAGAAGCGCCGATTCGACGAGGACTGCCTCATCCTCTCCGCCGACCCCCTGGCCGCCAACAAGGCCCGACCCGTCGTCGTCCCCGCCGCCGACGACGACGAAGACTTGGCGGTTGTCGCCGAGCGCGGCCCG GTGGCCTGCAGAGATTTTCCGCACGCGAGGTACCTCTGCGTCAAGTTCCCCTTCGCCACCACCCCTCACGAGAAGCACTGCGAGCAG TGCTACTGCTTTGTGTGCGACGTTGCTGCTCCGTGCGCAACTTGGAGAGGACATGCCATGTATGGGCATTGCCATGCTTCAGACCAGGACAAGATTTGGAAAACCATGAGAGGAGCGAAGAAGGCGAACCCGTGCAAGACCTACTGA